A stretch of Fundicoccus culcitae DNA encodes these proteins:
- a CDS encoding aldo/keto reductase family protein: protein MKTIKLNSGYLMPVLGTGTNTFGKEGNRYDGKINMDTTELASSIEVGYRMIDTAISYRNEAVVGKAVKESGIDRSEFFLVSKIPGQPAYMKDEASIDAAVMASLEALQTDYIDLYLIHHPWDNLAEMLAAWKVLEKHAEAGRINSIGVSNFNEEQLAYLLDKGTIPPAVNQVESHPGKWNDAIIAFGMEQGVFATSWGPLSRFDDSIKAKLEPIANKYHKTWAQVLLQYQIDRDVMVIPKSHDAKRQAQNFDVFDFTLTEDEKAFIKKL, encoded by the coding sequence TTGAAAACAATCAAACTAAATAGTGGTTATTTGATGCCGGTTTTAGGAACAGGCACGAATACTTTTGGTAAAGAAGGCAATCGATACGATGGTAAAATTAATATGGATACGACCGAGTTGGCTAGTTCCATAGAAGTCGGTTATCGCATGATTGATACGGCAATTTCGTATCGTAATGAAGCGGTTGTCGGTAAAGCGGTTAAAGAATCAGGAATTGATCGCAGTGAATTTTTCTTAGTGTCCAAAATTCCCGGTCAACCAGCGTACATGAAGGATGAAGCGTCGATTGATGCGGCTGTGATGGCTAGTTTGGAGGCTTTGCAGACAGATTATATCGATTTATATTTGATTCATCATCCTTGGGATAATTTAGCTGAAATGCTAGCTGCTTGGAAAGTGTTAGAAAAACATGCTGAGGCGGGTCGCATTAATTCGATAGGTGTTTCCAATTTTAATGAAGAGCAACTTGCGTATTTGTTGGATAAGGGGACGATTCCCCCAGCGGTGAATCAAGTGGAATCCCACCCCGGCAAATGGAATGATGCGATTATTGCGTTTGGGATGGAACAGGGCGTTTTTGCAACATCTTGGGGACCTTTATCACGTTTCGATGACTCGATTAAGGCCAAGCTTGAACCCATTGCTAATAAATATCACAAAACCTGGGCACAAGTTTTACTGCAATACCAAATTGACCGTGATGTGATGGTCATTCCTAAATCGCATGATGCCAAGCGCCAAGCACAAAATTTCGATGTATTTGATTTTACATTAACGGAAGACGAGAAAGCCTTCATTAAGAAATTATAA
- a CDS encoding Gfo/Idh/MocA family protein — protein MTLRVGVIGCGGIGTKKHLPALAQIEEVEIVALCDIIVERAVDAKKEFGTADTEVFADYQEMLDKVDLDVVHVCTPNSSHAELSIAALEADCHVMCEKPMAKTAKEARAMVEAAKRTGKKLTIGYQNRFRTDSQHLHKIVEDGGLGDIYFAKAHAIRRRAVPTWGVFLDEEAQGGGPLIDIGTHALDLTLWLMNNYKPKFVVGNAYHKLAEHKNSANAWGPWDPSKFTVEDSAFGYVVMENGASIFLEASWALNTLDVKEAKTTLMGDKAGADMNNGLTINGEEYGLMYEKEVNLTTGGVDFYEGMENDPELIEARQWIDAILNDTTPVVLPEQALVVTEILEAIYESSKTGKPVYFNGEGEA, from the coding sequence ATGACACTTAGAGTTGGAGTTATTGGTTGTGGTGGAATTGGAACAAAAAAACACTTGCCAGCATTAGCACAGATTGAAGAGGTAGAAATCGTTGCTTTATGTGACATTATTGTAGAACGTGCTGTGGATGCCAAGAAAGAATTTGGTACTGCTGATACAGAAGTTTTTGCTGACTATCAAGAAATGTTAGACAAAGTTGATTTAGATGTGGTTCATGTTTGTACACCTAATTCGTCACATGCTGAACTTTCAATCGCTGCCTTAGAAGCTGATTGTCATGTTATGTGTGAAAAACCTATGGCTAAAACGGCAAAGGAAGCCCGTGCCATGGTGGAAGCCGCTAAACGTACGGGGAAAAAATTAACCATTGGCTACCAAAACCGTTTCAGAACAGATTCGCAACATTTACATAAAATTGTTGAAGATGGTGGTTTAGGAGATATTTATTTTGCTAAAGCACATGCGATTCGTCGTCGTGCGGTACCAACTTGGGGTGTTTTCTTAGACGAAGAAGCTCAAGGTGGGGGACCGTTAATTGACATTGGTACACACGCTCTCGATTTAACTTTATGGTTAATGAACAATTATAAACCAAAATTTGTGGTTGGAAATGCTTATCATAAATTGGCAGAACATAAAAATTCAGCTAACGCATGGGGTCCATGGGATCCGTCTAAATTTACGGTCGAAGATTCTGCTTTTGGTTATGTCGTTATGGAAAATGGGGCGTCAATTTTCCTAGAGGCAAGCTGGGCTTTAAATACCTTAGATGTTAAGGAAGCTAAAACGACCTTAATGGGGGATAAAGCTGGAGCTGATATGAATAATGGTTTAACGATTAATGGTGAAGAATATGGTTTGATGTATGAAAAAGAAGTTAATTTAACCACAGGTGGCGTTGATTTTTATGAAGGAATGGAAAATGACCCTGAATTAATTGAAGCGCGTCAATGGATTGATGCGATTTTAAATGATACAACACCAGTGGTTTTACCTGAACAAGCTTTAGTTGTTACCGAAATTTTGGAAGCTATCTATGAATCATCAAAAACGGGTAAACCTGTTTACTTCAATGGTGAAGGAGAAGCTTAA
- a CDS encoding Gfo/Idh/MocA family protein — MEKLGIAIVGYGGMGTYHASTLIPEEYFDLKGIWDIAKKQRALAEENDLHVFESFEAVLEDKSVEAILIATPNDSHKAIAIQALEAGKHVICEKPVMLSTEELDEVLAVAEKADRIFMVHQNRRWDPDFLVIKELMHNHQIGEIFQIESRVHGANGIPGDWRHVKAQGGGMILDWGVHLLDQIHTLVDSPIKTMRADLSFVLGNEVDDGFTVTLIHENGLKSVVEVGTTNYVKLPRWYVKGTEGTAIIEDWDLSGTMIVATGDSTATPQPIQAGVGLTKTMAPPSEEATEELALPTPHMMNESFYFNFYRTVREGAEPIVKNEEVRYVMQLMERIFEEADVIQ, encoded by the coding sequence ATGGAAAAATTAGGAATCGCAATCGTTGGTTATGGTGGTATGGGTACCTATCATGCAAGTACCCTAATTCCAGAAGAATATTTTGATTTAAAGGGTATTTGGGATATTGCCAAAAAACAACGAGCGTTAGCCGAAGAAAATGATTTACATGTTTTTGAGAGTTTTGAGGCGGTCTTAGAAGATAAATCCGTTGAAGCGATTTTAATCGCAACCCCGAATGATTCACATAAAGCGATTGCCATCCAAGCTTTAGAAGCAGGTAAACATGTCATCTGTGAAAAGCCTGTGATGTTATCGACAGAAGAATTGGATGAGGTTTTAGCTGTAGCCGAAAAAGCTGACCGTATTTTTATGGTGCATCAAAACCGTCGTTGGGATCCAGACTTTTTAGTGATTAAAGAGTTAATGCATAATCACCAAATCGGTGAAATCTTCCAAATTGAATCACGTGTGCATGGTGCTAATGGTATTCCAGGTGATTGGCGTCATGTGAAAGCCCAAGGTGGTGGTATGATACTTGATTGGGGCGTTCATTTATTGGATCAAATCCATACTTTAGTCGATAGTCCGATTAAAACCATGCGGGCTGACTTGAGTTTTGTGTTAGGTAATGAAGTGGATGATGGTTTTACCGTTACCCTTATTCATGAAAATGGACTTAAATCGGTCGTTGAAGTTGGAACAACTAACTATGTTAAATTACCGCGTTGGTATGTTAAAGGGACCGAAGGCACAGCTATTATTGAAGATTGGGATTTAAGTGGAACAATGATCGTTGCAACGGGAGATAGTACTGCGACACCTCAACCTATTCAGGCCGGTGTTGGTTTAACTAAAACCATGGCACCACCTTCTGAAGAAGCAACGGAAGAATTAGCATTACCAACACCTCATATGATGAATGAAAGTTTCTACTTTAACTTTTATCGGACGGTTCGCGAAGGAGCAGAACCGATTGTTAAGAACGAAGAAGTTCGTTATGTGATGCAATTAATGGAACGTATTTTTGAAGAAGCGGATGTCATCCAATAA
- a CDS encoding alpha/beta fold hydrolase: protein MLKKISKMLLKWLLVLVALVFVFIMIVIIKVHFQRQAVINSNSISETRTYQLGGHEQTVLIEGKASDLPIVIFLHGGPGSPIPFNVGSRGILPELTDHNLLVLWDQWGSGINNAPIDDSYQIEDLVNMTVDLIDAIHEDFPNNDIQLFGVSWGSVLSAYAAAERPDLIDRVVVYGQVSKSIFFNEEIFQLMEQMSLNDEETIHFQQIMMAEDYSMNDLEFVSNKIINAGYYFSDGLFRYGLLELLVGILTSPDYTFSDKSALSSNGYQDNTSLMLELINTDLSAVFRDIQIPYQIYQGENDVITSTKQLVQVIEEIDNPHLSIEIIENNAHFPSWKTIQFLLSQFE, encoded by the coding sequence ATGCTAAAAAAAATATCAAAGATGTTATTGAAATGGTTGCTAGTATTAGTGGCATTGGTTTTTGTCTTTATAATGATTGTTATAATAAAAGTTCATTTCCAACGTCAAGCGGTTATTAATTCAAACAGTATTTCAGAAACAAGAACCTATCAATTAGGAGGACATGAACAAACGGTTTTAATCGAAGGGAAAGCAAGTGACTTGCCCATCGTGATTTTTTTACATGGTGGCCCAGGCTCACCAATTCCTTTCAACGTTGGCTCAAGAGGAATATTACCCGAATTAACCGACCATAATCTATTAGTTTTATGGGATCAATGGGGATCAGGTATTAATAATGCACCCATCGATGATTCCTATCAAATTGAAGATTTAGTTAATATGACGGTCGATTTAATTGATGCCATCCATGAAGATTTTCCCAATAACGATATTCAACTTTTTGGTGTTTCTTGGGGGTCTGTCTTATCTGCTTATGCAGCCGCCGAACGACCTGATTTAATTGACCGGGTGGTCGTGTATGGACAAGTGAGTAAGAGCATCTTCTTTAATGAAGAAATTTTTCAACTTATGGAACAAATGTCTTTGAATGATGAAGAAACCATTCACTTTCAACAGATAATGATGGCTGAAGATTATTCAATGAATGACCTTGAATTTGTCTCGAACAAAATCATCAATGCCGGCTATTATTTTTCTGATGGTTTATTTAGATACGGCTTACTTGAATTACTTGTCGGGATTCTCACCAGCCCTGATTACACTTTTTCTGATAAAAGTGCTTTAAGCAGTAATGGCTATCAAGATAACACGTCACTGATGCTAGAATTAATAAACACTGATTTATCCGCTGTTTTCCGGGACATTCAAATACCTTACCAAATTTATCAAGGTGAAAATGATGTCATTACATCAACGAAACAACTAGTGCAAGTAATCGAAGAAATCGATAATCCCCATCTATCTATAGAAATTATCGAAAACAATGCGCATTTTCCAAGTTGGAAAACCATCCAATTTTTGTTAAGTCAATTTGAGTAA
- a CDS encoding sugar phosphate isomerase/epimerase family protein, which translates to MKLGVFTPVFNNLSFEAMIDKVADAGLQMVEIGTGGSPGDAHLNIQELLASEQARKDYLAKLADRGLEISALSAHHNPISPNPKEAAEADKLLRDTIKLASLMNVPVVNGFSGVSGGNATDTQVNWPVLPWPTEYNDNYEYQWEKKLIPYWKDINQEATAAGVKIGIELHGGFLAHTPYTMLKLRDATGDAIGCNFDPSHLWWQGIDPVAAIKILGKENAIHHFHAKDTYLDQDNINMYGLTDMQPYGNVQTRAWTFRSVGCGHDLQTWSDMISALRLYGYDYVLSIEHEDPIMSVDEGFMRAVTNLKQVMIKDQPGEMWWV; encoded by the coding sequence ATGAAATTAGGCGTTTTTACACCCGTTTTTAATAACTTAAGTTTTGAAGCGATGATTGATAAAGTAGCCGACGCTGGATTGCAAATGGTTGAAATTGGAACAGGGGGTTCACCCGGTGACGCCCATTTAAATATTCAAGAATTACTGGCTAGTGAACAAGCCCGTAAAGATTACTTAGCTAAATTAGCAGACAGAGGGCTAGAAATTTCTGCATTAAGTGCCCATCATAATCCAATTTCACCCAATCCAAAAGAAGCGGCTGAGGCGGACAAATTATTACGTGATACCATTAAATTGGCTTCATTGATGAATGTGCCCGTTGTCAATGGTTTCTCAGGTGTATCAGGCGGAAACGCAACGGATACACAAGTGAATTGGCCTGTATTGCCTTGGCCGACTGAATACAATGATAATTATGAATACCAATGGGAGAAAAAGTTAATTCCTTATTGGAAAGACATCAATCAAGAAGCCACTGCTGCAGGGGTAAAAATTGGGATTGAACTACATGGTGGTTTCTTAGCTCATACACCATATACCATGTTGAAATTACGTGATGCAACAGGTGATGCGATTGGTTGTAACTTTGATCCGAGTCATCTATGGTGGCAAGGCATTGATCCAGTTGCAGCTATCAAAATCTTAGGCAAAGAAAATGCGATTCACCATTTCCATGCCAAAGATACCTATTTAGATCAAGACAATATTAATATGTATGGTTTAACCGATATGCAACCCTATGGGAATGTTCAAACACGGGCATGGACTTTCCGTTCCGTCGGTTGTGGACATGATTTACAAACTTGGTCTGATATGATTTCCGCTTTGCGTCTATATGGTTATGATTATGTTTTGAGTATTGAACATGAAGATCCAATCATGTCTGTTGATGAAGGATTCATGCGGGCGGTAACGAATTTAAAACAAGTTATGATTAAAGATCAACCAGGAGAAATGTGGTGGGTTTAA
- a CDS encoding extracellular solute-binding protein: MKFNWKKVLVGSLSAALGLSAFAGGAVGLTQVSAQEPLRIAVDGNLLDYLEANIAGFEEETGITVELVQQDMFESLEGLPLDGPAGLAADVLIAPYDRIGSLGMTGQISEVTLNEDAGFDDTDKLQVTANDTIFGAPAIIESLVMYYNTDLIAEAPTTFEELEVLAEDEAYAFEGEEGKNVAFLAKWTDFYVSYGLISGYGGYVFGQDGTDPTDIGLNNEGAIEGINYAIEWFNRWPQGMLDVTGSGDFVTQSFMDGSTAVIIGGPWDATAFAEAGVNFEAAKIPTLPNGNDYQPFGGGKGWIISNYSTNKEAAQQFLDWVTTEEQQTAMFDMIREVPANQAARAAAAENSDSLTAAVIDTYSSAVPMPNIPEMGEVWPGAENLMFDAASGNKTAEQSANDAVELISQSIEQKFN, encoded by the coding sequence ATGAAATTCAATTGGAAAAAAGTACTAGTTGGATCTTTATCAGCAGCACTTGGTTTGTCTGCATTTGCTGGGGGAGCAGTAGGGTTAACGCAAGTATCCGCACAAGAACCTTTACGTATTGCAGTTGATGGTAACCTTTTAGATTACTTAGAAGCTAATATTGCTGGTTTCGAAGAAGAAACAGGAATTACGGTAGAATTAGTTCAACAAGATATGTTTGAATCTTTAGAAGGTCTACCTTTAGATGGACCTGCTGGTTTAGCCGCTGACGTATTAATCGCACCTTATGATAGAATTGGATCATTAGGCATGACTGGTCAAATCTCAGAAGTTACTCTAAATGAGGATGCAGGCTTTGATGATACGGATAAATTACAAGTAACAGCTAACGACACGATTTTTGGTGCGCCAGCTATTATTGAATCACTTGTTATGTACTACAATACAGATTTAATCGCCGAAGCGCCAACAACCTTTGAAGAATTAGAAGTTTTAGCAGAAGATGAAGCTTATGCATTTGAAGGTGAAGAAGGTAAAAACGTTGCATTCTTGGCTAAATGGACTGACTTCTATGTATCCTATGGTTTAATTTCTGGATACGGTGGTTATGTGTTTGGACAAGATGGTACTGACCCAACTGATATTGGATTAAACAATGAAGGTGCCATTGAAGGTATCAACTATGCGATTGAATGGTTCAACAGATGGCCACAAGGTATGTTAGATGTTACTGGTTCAGGTGACTTTGTTACACAATCATTTATGGACGGAAGCACCGCAGTCATCATTGGTGGACCATGGGATGCAACAGCTTTTGCTGAAGCAGGCGTAAATTTTGAAGCTGCTAAAATCCCTACATTACCAAACGGTAATGATTACCAACCATTTGGTGGTGGTAAAGGCTGGATTATTTCTAACTACTCAACAAACAAAGAAGCCGCTCAACAATTCTTAGATTGGGTAACAACTGAAGAACAACAAACAGCCATGTTTGATATGATTCGTGAAGTACCTGCTAATCAAGCTGCTCGTGCAGCAGCCGCAGAAAATAGCGATAGCTTAACCGCAGCCGTTATTGATACTTATTCTAGTGCTGTTCCAATGCCAAACATTCCTGAAATGGGTGAAGTATGGCCAGGTGCTGAAAACTTAATGTTTGACGCTGCGTCTGGTAACAAAACAGCTGAACAATCTGCCAATGATGCGGTAGAATTAATTAGCCAATCAATTGAACAAAAATTTAACTAA
- a CDS encoding copper homeostasis protein CutC — protein MIIELCAASLHGCLLAEKYGLMRIELNSALELGGLTPSVGLLEAVLEQVELPIVAMLRPRPGGFNYSQDEQLVMLKDLTILLSHPIEGVAFGALNEDKGVDEVFTKQLVDLCHQAGKKAVFHRAFDVIEAYDSFTATEKLIELGVDRILTSGRAAVSMNAIEELWSLQNRYGKQIDFVVGAGIKPANMLHIQKETGIDQLHGSFSQGGYDVTSRGNGVTYGVNPKSDFTETDEDQLKQIQNIMDVWMSN, from the coding sequence ATGATAATCGAATTGTGTGCGGCGAGTCTGCATGGCTGTCTGTTAGCTGAAAAATATGGGTTGATGCGGATTGAATTAAATAGTGCCTTAGAGTTAGGAGGGCTTACACCTAGTGTAGGTTTATTAGAAGCTGTTTTAGAGCAGGTGGAGCTACCCATCGTAGCTATGCTACGGCCTAGACCGGGTGGTTTTAATTACAGTCAGGATGAGCAACTGGTCATGTTAAAGGACTTAACTATTTTATTGAGTCATCCGATTGAAGGTGTAGCCTTTGGTGCTTTAAATGAAGACAAAGGAGTGGATGAAGTATTTACTAAACAGCTGGTCGATTTGTGTCATCAAGCCGGTAAAAAAGCTGTTTTTCACCGTGCGTTCGATGTCATTGAAGCCTATGATAGTTTTACGGCGACCGAGAAGTTGATTGAGTTGGGCGTTGATCGTATTTTAACAAGTGGTCGAGCAGCTGTTTCCATGAATGCGATTGAAGAATTGTGGTCGTTGCAAAATCGTTATGGCAAGCAAATAGATTTTGTTGTCGGAGCGGGTATTAAACCAGCCAATATGTTGCATATTCAAAAAGAGACGGGGATTGATCAATTGCATGGTTCTTTTAGTCAAGGTGGATATGATGTCACATCAAGAGGTAATGGAGTTACTTATGGTGTCAATCCTAAAAGTGATTTTACAGAAACAGATGAGGATCAATTGAAGCAAATTCAAAATATTATGGATGTTTGGATGTCAAATTAA
- a CDS encoding ThuA domain-containing protein, whose protein sequence is MIRVTVWNEFRHETTDAEVKAVYPEGIHQQIASFLSEDFEVKTATLDEAEHGLTEEVLNATDVLIWWGHMAHDEVADEIVDRVQQRVLAGMGLIVLHSGHFSKIFQRLMGTSCNLKWREDGKHTRLWNVNPSHPIAAGVGEYFEIEQEEMYGEHFDIPAPDELVFVSWFPGGEVFRSGCTFRRGQGKIFYFQPGHETYPTYYQPMVQKVIRNAIHWANPTEQECVYYGHYQALEQ, encoded by the coding sequence ATGATTCGGGTAACGGTTTGGAATGAATTTAGACATGAGACAACAGATGCTGAGGTCAAAGCCGTTTATCCTGAGGGTATTCATCAACAAATTGCTTCGTTTTTAAGCGAAGATTTTGAAGTTAAAACAGCAACTCTTGATGAAGCCGAACATGGTTTGACCGAAGAGGTCCTTAATGCCACCGATGTTCTTATTTGGTGGGGACATATGGCCCATGATGAAGTAGCTGATGAAATTGTAGACCGTGTTCAACAAAGAGTCTTAGCCGGTATGGGATTAATCGTATTACACTCAGGTCACTTTTCAAAAATCTTTCAACGTTTAATGGGAACAAGCTGTAACCTAAAATGGCGTGAAGATGGTAAACACACCCGTTTATGGAATGTTAATCCTTCCCATCCTATTGCGGCCGGTGTAGGCGAATATTTTGAAATTGAACAAGAAGAAATGTATGGTGAACATTTTGATATTCCAGCACCAGACGAACTTGTTTTTGTCAGCTGGTTCCCAGGGGGCGAGGTTTTCCGTTCTGGCTGTACCTTCCGCCGTGGGCAAGGCAAAATTTTCTATTTCCAACCCGGTCATGAAACCTACCCGACCTACTACCAACCAATGGTCCAAAAAGTCATTCGGAATGCGATTCATTGGGCGAATCCGACTGAACAAGAATGTGTATACTATGGCCATTATCAAGCCCTTGAACAATAA
- a CDS encoding SDR family oxidoreductase, with protein MFKHKVVVVTGGVKGIGKEIVAQFMQAGAQVAVMDLLENPYFQGDVANPTDIEAFVHKINQDFEKVDILVNNALPPMLGIDEASFETFSQALNVGITGPFYLSKLLYPLMPQGSAIINISSSRQAMSQPQTESYSAAKGGIQALTHALAISLGDKGIRVNGVAPGWIETNPAAVLSSADHLQHPVGRVGQVADIANLVLYLASEKAGFITGQTITVDGGMSKLMIYHDDNGWEYTQSSE; from the coding sequence ATGTTTAAGCATAAAGTTGTTGTGGTCACGGGTGGCGTTAAGGGGATTGGAAAAGAAATTGTCGCTCAATTTATGCAAGCTGGCGCTCAAGTTGCTGTTATGGATTTGTTGGAAAATCCTTATTTTCAAGGCGATGTCGCTAACCCGACTGATATAGAAGCCTTTGTTCATAAAATTAATCAGGATTTTGAGAAAGTTGACATACTCGTCAATAATGCCTTACCACCTATGTTGGGAATTGATGAAGCTAGCTTTGAAACTTTTAGTCAGGCTCTGAATGTAGGCATCACAGGACCTTTTTATCTTAGCAAACTATTGTATCCTTTAATGCCTCAAGGATCGGCTATCATTAATATTTCTTCCAGTCGTCAAGCGATGAGTCAACCTCAAACAGAAAGTTATTCGGCTGCGAAAGGCGGCATTCAAGCTTTGACCCATGCTTTAGCTATCTCATTAGGGGACAAAGGGATCCGTGTGAATGGGGTAGCTCCAGGTTGGATTGAAACGAATCCAGCGGCTGTCTTAAGCTCAGCAGACCATTTGCAACATCCGGTCGGACGTGTCGGCCAAGTGGCCGATATTGCTAACCTGGTCCTATACTTAGCCTCAGAAAAGGCTGGCTTTATAACAGGTCAAACGATTACCGTCGATGGGGGTATGAGTAAGTTAATGATTTATCATGACGACAACGGTTGGGAATATACCCAAAGTAGCGAGTGA
- a CDS encoding AraC family transcriptional regulator, with protein sequence MSVYLEIPEFDSNFQIRSFTNDGMTIVYPHWHKEIEIIHADKGHINIGVNNQVITVQEGETIFFASGEPHYFLASPNSERIVLQFDLSLLRENSLAQKDDRSLVEVFSQGERHSANWQAETARKVEQLVRQLHQTVNSSLEGKKYLVMADLYQLVSLYFHEIPKQSSTAVRTKSTNQSKDVLDQVNDAVEYIEAHYFEQITLGDVAEAVGFSPYYFTRFFKKNMGMTFVEFLREYRLNQAMFILANEDVPMTEVAEKSGFGSVKTFHHVFKEQMGISPLQYQKSLQRKMKSKIS encoded by the coding sequence ATGAGTGTGTATTTAGAGATACCTGAATTTGATTCAAATTTTCAGATTAGATCATTTACAAATGATGGGATGACAATTGTCTACCCGCATTGGCATAAAGAAATTGAAATTATTCATGCGGATAAAGGGCATATCAATATCGGTGTCAACAATCAAGTTATTACCGTTCAAGAAGGTGAAACTATCTTTTTTGCTAGTGGAGAACCGCATTATTTTTTAGCTTCTCCAAATAGTGAGCGTATTGTTCTGCAATTTGATTTGAGTTTATTGCGCGAAAATAGTTTGGCACAAAAAGATGATCGCTCTTTGGTGGAGGTGTTTAGTCAAGGAGAGCGTCATAGTGCCAATTGGCAAGCAGAAACGGCGCGTAAAGTAGAGCAGTTGGTGCGGCAATTGCATCAAACGGTTAACAGTTCGCTGGAAGGTAAAAAGTATTTGGTAATGGCTGATTTATATCAATTGGTTAGTTTATACTTTCATGAAATACCCAAGCAGTCCTCGACGGCTGTACGGACAAAATCAACTAACCAATCCAAAGATGTTTTAGATCAAGTCAATGATGCCGTCGAATATATAGAAGCGCATTATTTCGAACAGATAACTTTGGGTGATGTCGCTGAGGCGGTTGGCTTTAGTCCTTATTATTTTACACGTTTTTTTAAAAAGAATATGGGCATGACCTTCGTGGAGTTTTTACGTGAATATCGTTTAAATCAAGCCATGTTTATTTTAGCCAATGAAGATGTCCCTATGACAGAAGTAGCTGAAAAGTCAGGTTTTGGGAGTGTAAAAACCTTTCATCATGTTTTTAAAGAACAAATGGGTATATCACCTTTGCAGTATCAAAAATCACTCCAAAGAAAAATGAAATCAAAAATAAGTTAA
- a CDS encoding YaiI/YqxD family protein — protein MKIYIDADGSPVKDEVIKLAKRYHLEVIMVTAFEHYTNKIYPDFVTFIYVDKGKDAVDFKIISLIEPNDILVTQDYGLASLLINKANVINQSGMVYTQDNIDQLLWQRHIGQQMRKQGLRTKSISKYSDENRQSFSQSLQRLIEDHLPSD, from the coding sequence ATGAAAATATATATTGATGCAGATGGCTCTCCGGTCAAGGACGAGGTGATAAAACTAGCGAAAAGATACCATTTAGAGGTTATTATGGTCACCGCATTCGAACATTATACTAACAAAATATATCCTGATTTTGTTACATTTATCTATGTGGACAAAGGTAAAGATGCGGTTGATTTCAAAATTATATCTTTAATTGAGCCAAACGATATTTTGGTCACTCAAGATTATGGATTGGCTTCTTTGTTGATTAATAAAGCCAATGTTATTAATCAAAGTGGGATGGTGTATACACAAGACAACATTGATCAATTGTTATGGCAACGCCATATTGGCCAACAGATGCGAAAACAAGGCTTACGAACAAAAAGTATTAGCAAATATTCAGATGAAAACCGACAATCATTTAGTCAATCGTTACAAAGATTGATTGAAGATCATTTACCATCTGATTAG
- a CDS encoding sugar phosphate isomerase/epimerase family protein — protein MSIPKIALQLWSIKEHIQDNLENSLKEVSQMGYDGVEFAGYFGHKAEDVKSWLDEYHLQVAASHTPFESLQNDLEAEIEYAKTVGNKFIIVPYATFDNLAGWENFWKEMEAIARRLNDEDIMLGYHNHNHEFDGSKGYDILDLAAKLAPSILLEIDTYWVNFAGVDSVKWIKKHTDSVGMLHIKDFDATNQESIQIGEGTLPIADYVKVASRLEHPWLVIEQEAFRTATPLEAAAANVKALREIVKEVAK, from the coding sequence ATGAGTATACCTAAGATTGCTTTACAATTATGGAGTATCAAAGAACACATTCAAGATAATTTAGAAAATTCCTTAAAAGAAGTTTCCCAAATGGGTTATGATGGTGTCGAATTTGCCGGTTATTTTGGTCATAAGGCTGAAGATGTTAAATCATGGTTAGACGAATATCATCTACAAGTAGCTGCTTCGCACACCCCCTTTGAGTCGTTACAAAATGACTTAGAAGCTGAAATTGAATATGCTAAAACAGTTGGGAATAAATTCATTATCGTTCCTTATGCTACATTTGATAATTTAGCAGGTTGGGAAAATTTCTGGAAAGAAATGGAAGCTATCGCCAGACGCTTAAATGACGAGGACATCATGTTAGGCTACCATAATCATAATCACGAATTCGATGGCTCAAAAGGTTATGATATTTTAGATTTAGCAGCAAAGTTAGCGCCTTCGATTTTATTAGAAATTGACACGTATTGGGTGAATTTTGCAGGTGTTGATTCAGTTAAATGGATTAAGAAACATACGGATAGTGTGGGGATGTTGCATATTAAAGACTTCGATGCAACCAATCAAGAAAGTATTCAAATTGGTGAAGGCACGTTGCCGATTGCTGATTATGTAAAAGTTGCTTCACGTTTAGAACACCCATGGCTTGTGATTGAACAAGAAGCCTTCCGAACGGCAACACCCCTCGAAGCAGCTGCTGCAAATGTTAAAGCGCTACGTGAGATTGTTAAGGAGGTTGCTAAATGA